The Gordonia sp. KTR9 genome contains a region encoding:
- a CDS encoding glycoside hydrolase family 15 protein yields MAAMSTATESGEDATPTSRCDGATTADSTGDYLPIADHGVIGDLRTAAVVGVDGRIDWFCCPRFDSPSVFGSLLDAHRGGAWTVEPVDGDVTTRQFYLPDSNVLVTRFLSEDGVAEVQDLMPIARPHDPDHRTRIIRRISCVRGSVRFRVTVAPRFDYGRAEHTLVVEDESRVRFETDDLVLHLVSTVRVDTVDDRDALADFTVETGECVTFVLAPDPIGTELLDHDSSPAVVAATVAFWQDWVSRSSYTGRWREMVHRSALTLKLLTHEPSGAVVSAVTAALPEEIGGERNWDYRYVWIRDAAFTLYALLRLGFTDEASAFMDWLTCRFDDGADVSGDLGPLRLMYTLDGDPPPAETELDHWEGYRQTSPVLIGNAAADQLQLDIYGELIDSVYLYNKYGPGISYGSWTHLCTVAGWLVDNWDRPDQSIWEVRSKPQDYVYSRVMSWVALERMIRMSRQRGLPGDVAGWMKARDDIFVQIMERGWNDEVGAFVQTLDSDRLDAALLLIPAVKLLSPTDDRFVRTLQRIEEELVSDSLVFRYDTDGGHDGIDGAEGTFSLCSFWYVEALTRTGRLGDARLALEKMFTHANHLGLYAEQVGLTGEQLGNMPQAFTHLALISAAINLDRQLGD; encoded by the coding sequence ATGGCGGCCATGAGCACCGCGACCGAATCCGGCGAGGACGCCACCCCGACTTCCCGCTGCGACGGCGCGACGACTGCCGACTCCACGGGCGACTACCTGCCGATCGCCGACCACGGTGTCATCGGAGACCTCCGCACCGCGGCCGTCGTGGGAGTCGACGGGCGGATCGACTGGTTCTGCTGTCCGCGGTTCGACTCGCCGAGCGTGTTCGGCTCGTTGCTCGATGCGCACCGGGGCGGCGCATGGACGGTGGAACCGGTGGACGGTGACGTCACCACCCGGCAGTTCTACCTGCCCGACTCCAACGTGCTCGTCACCCGCTTCCTGAGCGAGGACGGAGTCGCCGAGGTGCAGGACCTGATGCCGATCGCCAGACCACACGATCCCGACCACCGAACGCGGATCATCCGTCGGATCTCCTGTGTGCGGGGTTCCGTCCGGTTCCGCGTGACGGTCGCGCCGCGGTTCGACTACGGCCGTGCGGAGCATACCCTCGTCGTCGAGGACGAATCCCGGGTTCGCTTCGAGACCGACGACCTGGTGCTGCATCTCGTCTCGACCGTCCGCGTCGACACGGTCGACGACCGGGATGCGCTGGCGGACTTCACCGTCGAGACCGGCGAATGCGTCACGTTCGTCCTCGCTCCCGACCCCATCGGGACGGAACTACTCGACCACGACAGTTCTCCCGCGGTCGTCGCCGCGACCGTCGCGTTCTGGCAGGACTGGGTCTCTCGGTCCTCCTACACCGGCCGATGGCGGGAGATGGTGCATCGGTCGGCGCTCACACTCAAACTGCTGACGCATGAGCCGTCCGGGGCGGTCGTGTCCGCGGTCACCGCCGCACTTCCCGAAGAGATCGGCGGCGAAAGGAATTGGGACTACCGCTATGTGTGGATCCGCGACGCGGCGTTCACGCTCTACGCGCTGTTGCGGCTGGGGTTCACCGACGAGGCGAGCGCATTCATGGACTGGCTGACCTGCCGATTCGACGACGGCGCTGACGTGTCGGGAGATCTGGGGCCGCTGCGATTGATGTACACGCTCGACGGCGACCCGCCACCGGCCGAGACCGAGCTCGATCATTGGGAGGGTTACCGGCAGACCTCGCCGGTGCTGATCGGGAACGCCGCCGCCGACCAGCTCCAGCTCGACATCTACGGCGAACTCATCGACTCGGTGTACCTGTACAACAAGTACGGACCGGGCATCTCCTATGGATCGTGGACACATCTGTGCACGGTGGCCGGCTGGCTCGTCGACAACTGGGACCGCCCGGACCAGAGCATCTGGGAGGTGCGCAGCAAGCCGCAGGACTACGTCTACTCGCGCGTGATGTCGTGGGTGGCGCTGGAGCGGATGATCCGGATGAGCCGTCAGCGCGGACTGCCCGGTGACGTCGCCGGTTGGATGAAGGCCCGCGACGACATCTTCGTACAGATCATGGAGCGGGGTTGGAACGACGAGGTGGGAGCGTTCGTCCAGACCCTCGATTCCGACCGCCTGGACGCGGCACTGTTGCTGATCCCCGCCGTGAAGTTGTTGTCGCCCACCGACGATCGGTTCGTCCGCACTCTCCAGCGGATCGAGGAAGAATTGGTGAGCGACTCCCTGGTGTTCCGGTACGACACCGACGGCGGGCACGACGGCATCGACGGAGCCGAGGGCACCTTCTCGCTGTGCTCGTTCTGGTACGTCGAGGCGCTCACCCGGACCGGCCGTCTGGGCGACGCGCGTCTCGCGCTCGAGAAGATGTTCACCCACGCCAACCACCTCGGCCTGTACGCCGAGCAGGTGGGTCTGACCGGTGAACAACTGGGCAACATGCCGCAGGCGTTCACCCACCTCGCGCTGATCAGCGCGGCCATCAACCTCGATCGGCAGCTGGGTGACTGA
- a CDS encoding cytochrome P450: MTDDAAGVFADAKAYTDEPRLHAAMAYLRAHDPVPRVDHGPYRPFYAITRHADIMDIERDNNLWLSEPRPVLTTAAADDAARAQLESGAGLRTLIHMDDPHHRKVRAIGADWFRPKALRDPQSRVDELAKRYVDRMRDIGPECDFVEEIAVGFPLYVILSLLGLPEEDFPRMHQLTQEMFGADDAEYRRGATLEERMATLLDFFAYFGKLTASRRAHPTEDLASAIANGLVDGEPLSDVDTASYYVIVASAGHDTTKDAISGGLRALIENPGELERLRREPELIGTAVEEMIRWTTPVKEFMRTAAEDTSVRGVPIAKGESVYLAYTSGNRDEEVFDDPHTFDVGRFPNKHLSFGYGVHFCLGAALARMEMRSFFAELIPRLDTIEPAGKPELAATVFVGGLKHLPVRYSLR, encoded by the coding sequence ATGACCGACGACGCCGCCGGCGTCTTCGCCGACGCCAAGGCCTACACCGACGAGCCGCGACTGCATGCCGCGATGGCGTACCTGCGTGCGCACGATCCGGTGCCGCGCGTCGACCATGGTCCGTACCGGCCGTTCTACGCCATCACCAGGCACGCCGACATCATGGACATCGAGCGCGACAACAACCTGTGGCTCAGTGAACCGCGACCGGTGCTGACCACCGCGGCCGCCGACGACGCCGCACGAGCGCAGCTGGAATCCGGTGCGGGACTGCGCACCTTGATCCACATGGACGACCCGCATCACCGCAAGGTCCGCGCGATCGGCGCCGACTGGTTCCGGCCGAAGGCCCTGCGGGATCCGCAGTCGCGCGTCGACGAACTCGCCAAGCGCTACGTCGACCGGATGCGCGACATCGGCCCGGAGTGCGACTTCGTCGAGGAGATCGCGGTCGGTTTCCCGCTGTACGTCATCCTCTCGCTGCTGGGTCTCCCCGAAGAGGACTTCCCGCGGATGCACCAGCTCACACAGGAGATGTTCGGTGCCGACGACGCCGAGTACCGGCGAGGGGCAACCCTCGAGGAGCGGATGGCGACACTCCTGGACTTCTTCGCCTACTTCGGCAAGCTGACCGCCTCCCGGCGCGCTCACCCCACCGAGGACCTCGCGTCGGCCATCGCCAACGGCCTCGTCGACGGCGAGCCCCTCTCCGACGTGGACACCGCGTCGTACTACGTGATCGTGGCGAGCGCCGGGCACGACACCACCAAGGACGCGATCTCCGGTGGGCTACGGGCGCTGATCGAGAATCCCGGTGAACTCGAACGGCTCCGACGCGAACCCGAACTCATCGGCACTGCGGTCGAGGAGATGATCCGGTGGACCACGCCGGTCAAGGAATTCATGCGCACCGCCGCCGAGGACACCTCGGTGCGGGGTGTCCCCATCGCCAAGGGTGAATCCGTCTATCTCGCCTACACATCGGGCAACCGGGACGAAGAGGTCTTCGACGATCCGCACACCTTCGACGTCGGCCGCTTCCCCAACAAGCACCTGTCGTTCGGTTACGGCGTCCACTTCTGTCTCGGCGCCGCACTGGCTCGAATGGAGATGAGGAGCTTCTTCGCCGAGTTGATCCCGCGGCTCGACACCATCGAACCGGCTGGAAAGCCCGAGCTGGCCGCGACCGTCTTCGTGGGTGGACTCAAGCACCTGCCGGTCCGTTACTCGCTGCGCTGA
- a CDS encoding TerD family protein: MDELTKGSKTALSTTAHLVEVHSGSPDDVDLIAVLLTAGHKVRTDDDLIFFNNPSSSGVRLQGSSSCVVDLPSAPPDVDRIVVAASTEAQRKTVEQVGPLTVTISGSGTWAFTPPDPGPETVLQLVAFYRRDGDWKLDAIGQGYREGLAAFATDFGIVVDDAPNQQTAQIATPAPPTPAAQPAPEARSPINMSKVKVSITKDSTEKTASIDLRKGSSDWVLTVGLEWDGRGAVYEADGRVKQYGQGDLDVYFFCRDEVAHKYVVISGEQGHRGDLRSWPFIEHHGDSRGPGRGNKPAVEQVTVLPKENGDLLVNVYQSVDNGAGAIDKFGRPRVAIRYGRPGKTGLPEPDSDEILVHVGNSKNSFWATVAHIDVQDGVLKVDGTTRYSKFFSERMPTLDRTGKWVRSAKEAPTGRSKKANGSGLDRYHGEL; this comes from the coding sequence GTGGACGAGCTCACCAAGGGCTCCAAGACCGCCCTGAGCACGACCGCGCACCTCGTCGAGGTGCACAGCGGTTCGCCCGACGACGTCGACCTCATCGCAGTGCTGTTGACTGCGGGCCACAAGGTCCGCACGGACGACGACCTGATCTTCTTCAACAATCCCAGCTCCTCCGGAGTCCGGTTGCAGGGCTCGAGTTCTTGTGTGGTCGACTTGCCGTCGGCGCCCCCGGACGTCGACCGGATAGTCGTTGCGGCAAGTACCGAGGCACAGCGGAAGACTGTCGAACAGGTCGGCCCGCTGACGGTGACCATCTCGGGTTCGGGCACATGGGCGTTCACCCCACCGGACCCGGGCCCCGAGACAGTTCTCCAGTTGGTGGCGTTCTATCGCCGGGACGGAGATTGGAAGCTGGACGCGATCGGACAGGGTTACCGCGAGGGGTTGGCCGCCTTCGCCACCGACTTCGGAATCGTGGTCGACGACGCGCCGAACCAGCAGACTGCACAGATCGCGACGCCGGCCCCTCCGACACCTGCCGCCCAACCGGCGCCGGAAGCACGGTCACCGATCAACATGTCCAAGGTCAAGGTCTCGATCACGAAGGACTCGACGGAAAAGACCGCGTCCATCGACCTTCGCAAAGGATCCTCGGATTGGGTTCTCACCGTGGGCCTCGAGTGGGACGGGCGCGGCGCCGTGTACGAAGCCGACGGTCGGGTCAAGCAGTACGGCCAGGGAGACCTCGACGTGTACTTCTTCTGCCGCGACGAGGTCGCGCACAAGTATGTGGTCATCAGCGGCGAGCAGGGCCACCGAGGCGACCTGCGCAGTTGGCCCTTCATCGAGCATCACGGGGACAGCCGCGGTCCAGGACGAGGGAACAAGCCCGCCGTCGAGCAGGTCACGGTGCTACCGAAGGAGAACGGCGATCTCCTCGTCAATGTGTACCAATCCGTCGACAACGGGGCCGGTGCGATCGACAAATTCGGCAGGCCGCGGGTGGCGATCCGATACGGACGACCGGGCAAGACCGGCCTACCCGAGCCGGACAGCGACGAGATCCTCGTCCATGTCGGCAACAGCAAGAACTCGTTCTGGGCAACGGTTGCACACATCGATGTGCAGGACGGTGTGCTGAAGGTCGACGGGACGACCCGCTACAGCAAATTCTTCTCCGAGCGGATGCCCACTCTCGACCGCACCGGGAAGTGGGTGCGCAGCGCCAAGGAGGCACCGACCGGACGCAGCAAGAAGGCGAACGGCTCGGGGCTGGACCGCTACCACGGAGAGCTGTGA
- a CDS encoding DUF427 domain-containing protein → MATSMDELTMSQLGSLRWADMRRRVRAMVDGQVVVDSATALQVWEPHRVVGCYAVPASDVVARLDNPQQTDAAAEHASILTPDDPFALHTTTGTVYDLQAGGRTLRGAGFRPQDPDLADHVLLDWSAFDEWREEDQTAIGHPHDPFQRIDCLDTSRHVVVTVGDTVLAESRRPTLLLETHLPPRHYLPREDVRMDLLVPSDTVTVCAYKGEASYFSAIVGDDIVPDVAWTYTDPLIDAEPVRDLICFYDERVELTVED, encoded by the coding sequence ATGGCCACGTCGATGGACGAACTCACGATGTCCCAGCTCGGTTCGCTGCGCTGGGCGGACATGCGCCGGCGGGTGCGCGCGATGGTCGACGGGCAGGTTGTCGTCGACTCGGCGACGGCCCTCCAGGTGTGGGAGCCACATCGAGTGGTCGGGTGCTACGCCGTACCCGCTTCCGATGTTGTTGCGCGACTCGACAATCCACAGCAGACCGACGCTGCCGCCGAGCATGCGTCGATCCTGACGCCCGACGATCCGTTCGCGCTCCACACCACGACCGGCACGGTCTACGACCTCCAGGCCGGCGGACGGACACTGCGCGGCGCCGGGTTTCGGCCGCAGGACCCGGACCTCGCCGATCACGTCCTGCTGGACTGGTCGGCTTTCGACGAGTGGCGGGAGGAGGACCAGACGGCGATCGGTCATCCACACGATCCGTTCCAGCGCATCGACTGTCTCGACACCAGCCGGCATGTTGTGGTGACGGTGGGCGACACGGTCCTGGCGGAGAGTCGACGCCCGACGCTGTTGCTCGAAACCCATCTGCCGCCCCGTCATTACCTTCCGCGCGAGGATGTCCGGATGGACCTGCTCGTCCCGTCGGACACCGTCACGGTGTGCGCGTACAAGGGTGAGGCGAGCTACTTCTCGGCGATCGTCGGCGACGACATCGTGCCCGACGTGGCGTGGACCTACACCGATCCGCTGATCGACGCCGAGCCCGTGCGGGACCTCATCTGCTTCTATGACGAGCGGGTGGAACTGACCGTCGAGGACTGA
- a CDS encoding DUF6328 family protein has product MTRPTDTDYTGSGPDDAEWNRSQRDETETQRLDRNWNSLLQELRVVQTGVQILTGFLLTLPFHDGFEELGGALRTIYLITVSCAVGAAILLAAPVALHRALFRQHQLALIVTYAHYLSFAGLTLLGLALSGAVTVVFGATAGPVPSAVAGVVTLVVFSLAWLIVPLWLRATTGSPQESADDRRR; this is encoded by the coding sequence GTGACCAGGCCCACGGACACCGACTACACCGGCTCCGGCCCCGACGACGCCGAGTGGAACCGCTCCCAACGCGATGAAACGGAAACCCAACGGCTGGACCGCAACTGGAACTCGCTCCTGCAGGAGCTCCGCGTCGTGCAGACGGGCGTGCAGATCCTGACCGGGTTCCTGCTCACCCTGCCGTTTCACGACGGGTTCGAGGAACTCGGCGGGGCGCTGCGGACCATCTACCTGATCACCGTGTCGTGCGCCGTCGGTGCGGCGATCCTGCTCGCCGCGCCGGTGGCCCTGCACCGGGCGCTGTTCCGTCAACACCAGCTCGCGCTGATCGTCACCTATGCGCACTACCTCTCGTTCGCCGGTCTGACACTGCTGGGACTGGCGTTGTCCGGTGCGGTCACGGTCGTCTTCGGCGCGACCGCCGGGCCGGTCCCGTCGGCGGTCGCCGGAGTCGTCACGCTCGTCGTGTTCTCCCTTGCCTGGCTGATCGTCCCGCTGTGGCTGCGCGCGACGACCGGCTCGCCGCAGGAGTCCGCCGACGACCGGCGGCGTTGA
- a CDS encoding MBL fold metallo-hydrolase, whose protein sequence is MTLAPSFIENRYDEVTVLASSHGGAFPYGNTVVVRGSAATLVIDPSLEVDHDPVHPDAVMISHAHEDHIAGLRHFAADKFAHHADVAGVRSLQVLLDNYGLTDEQRAGVDAQIGDTFDLTPGFPDAAGVDDGHVFELGDVTATVVHLPGHTAGHSGVLVEPTGFLYLADIDLTSFGPMYGDLGSSVDDYLASIARVREIDARWYGTFHQKGVVTGADDFRSRLADYEGVIHRRDERLLELLQRPRTVDEIVVERLVYRPHVQLPFVDAVEKRTAELHLERLLRHGQVARSGDGVYHRA, encoded by the coding sequence GTGACCCTCGCACCGAGTTTCATCGAGAACCGCTACGACGAGGTGACCGTGCTCGCGTCGTCACACGGCGGCGCGTTTCCCTACGGCAACACCGTCGTCGTCCGCGGCTCCGCTGCGACCCTGGTGATCGATCCCTCCCTCGAGGTCGACCACGATCCCGTGCACCCCGACGCGGTGATGATCAGTCACGCCCACGAGGACCACATCGCCGGCCTCCGGCACTTCGCCGCGGACAAATTCGCCCACCACGCCGATGTCGCCGGCGTGCGATCCCTCCAGGTCCTCCTCGACAACTACGGCCTGACCGACGAACAGCGAGCCGGCGTCGACGCCCAGATCGGCGACACCTTCGACCTGACGCCCGGCTTTCCCGACGCCGCCGGAGTCGACGACGGGCACGTCTTCGAACTCGGCGACGTCACGGCAACGGTCGTCCACCTGCCCGGTCACACCGCGGGACATTCCGGTGTGCTGGTCGAGCCGACCGGCTTCCTCTACCTCGCCGACATCGACCTCACCTCGTTCGGACCGATGTACGGCGACCTGGGGAGCAGCGTCGACGATTACCTGGCGTCGATCGCGCGGGTGCGGGAGATCGACGCCCGCTGGTACGGCACCTTCCATCAGAAGGGGGTGGTCACCGGCGCCGACGACTTCCGCTCGCGCCTCGCGGACTACGAGGGCGTCATCCACCGGCGCGACGAGCGACTGCTGGAACTGCTGCAGCGGCCGCGCACCGTCGACGAGATCGTCGTCGAACGGCTCGTCTACCGCCCGCATGTGCAGCTGCCCTTCGTCGACGCGGTGGAGAAGCGCACCGCCGAACTCCATCTCGAGCGGCTCCTGCGCCACGGGCAGGTCGCCCGCTCCGGTGACGGCGTCTACCACCGCGCGTGA
- a CDS encoding CYTH and CHAD domain-containing protein has protein sequence MGTDTTRENSWDFGLDSAIPDLGDSGDVEISSIDFSDTYYDTEDRDLLAHGTIVVHSDGGDSDDGDEDRHAGWRVTTPSAGEDITEQIDAPSTAVPSAIADALWGLSGGKPLRVAAIVHTHRTRHRHLDANGEVAYDVVDDTVSATATGPVATATSWREVGVRAGSGSTTIPKSVRKRLVGAGARPASASSTFERAVGHEAPRRAASVSPAAVAVADYVREQISTIFAGDVALRRGANPVHGVRVAIRRLRSTLRTAAPLFEPDGLAGLDDELRWFAGVLGEVRDREVLRARFASAVAALPDELVLGPVAARIEEELSAQQHHHRQSVTDEMRSDRYLVLLSTLATWNDSIPLADDQITKKELRRIATRAARKADKRLAHALATGHEEDFHRARKAAKRARYAGELAAPVVDRSTGRGQAKRYKRIQTVLGEHQDAAVAARTLRELGAGAGTRKGENGFTYGILYQRELAAAAAARDAVLSGTN, from the coding sequence ATGGGCACCGACACGACGCGCGAGAACAGCTGGGACTTCGGTCTGGACAGCGCGATCCCCGACCTCGGCGACTCCGGCGACGTCGAGATCTCGTCGATCGATTTCAGCGACACCTACTACGACACCGAGGACCGGGACCTGCTCGCCCACGGCACCATCGTCGTCCACTCCGACGGCGGGGACTCCGACGACGGGGATGAGGATCGGCACGCCGGCTGGCGGGTCACGACCCCGTCCGCCGGCGAGGACATCACCGAGCAGATCGACGCACCCTCCACCGCCGTGCCGTCGGCGATCGCCGACGCCCTGTGGGGTCTGAGCGGCGGAAAGCCGTTACGCGTCGCGGCGATCGTCCACACGCACCGAACCCGCCACCGGCACCTCGACGCGAACGGCGAGGTCGCCTACGACGTGGTCGACGACACCGTCTCGGCCACCGCCACCGGCCCGGTCGCCACCGCCACGTCGTGGCGCGAGGTCGGGGTGCGAGCGGGGTCCGGCTCGACGACCATCCCGAAGAGCGTGCGCAAACGGCTGGTCGGGGCAGGCGCCCGTCCGGCGTCGGCATCGTCGACGTTCGAACGCGCGGTCGGGCACGAAGCGCCCCGCCGTGCCGCGTCGGTCTCGCCGGCCGCCGTCGCCGTGGCGGACTACGTCCGGGAGCAGATCTCGACGATCTTCGCCGGTGATGTCGCCCTGCGTCGGGGCGCGAACCCGGTACATGGCGTTCGAGTGGCCATCCGACGGCTGCGCAGCACCCTCCGAACAGCCGCTCCGCTCTTCGAACCGGACGGTCTCGCGGGTCTCGACGACGAACTCCGATGGTTCGCCGGTGTGCTCGGCGAGGTGCGCGACCGTGAGGTCCTGCGTGCGCGATTCGCCTCCGCGGTCGCCGCACTCCCCGACGAGCTGGTTCTCGGACCGGTCGCGGCGCGGATCGAGGAAGAGCTCTCCGCGCAGCAGCACCACCATCGGCAGAGCGTCACCGACGAGATGCGGTCGGACCGGTACCTCGTGCTGTTGTCGACACTCGCGACCTGGAACGACTCGATCCCGCTCGCCGACGACCAGATCACGAAGAAAGAGTTGCGGCGCATCGCCACCCGGGCCGCGCGCAAGGCCGACAAGCGCCTCGCGCACGCGCTTGCGACCGGCCACGAGGAGGATTTCCACCGGGCGCGCAAGGCGGCGAAACGGGCCCGGTACGCCGGTGAGCTGGCCGCGCCGGTCGTCGACCGGTCGACCGGGCGGGGCCAGGCCAAGCGGTACAAGCGAATCCAGACCGTACTGGGCGAACACCAAGACGCCGCCGTGGCGGCCCGCACGCTACGCGAGCTGGGGGCCGGAGCCGGAACTCGCAAGGGAGAAAACGGATTCACCTACGGAATCCTGTACCAGCGCGAACTCGCCGCCGCCGCGGCCGCCCGTGACGCCGTGCTGTCCGGGACGAACTGA
- a CDS encoding Mur ligase family protein, giving the protein MSPERSVRSADLDLGGQVTVARIADHLGVPVVGAADAGSAVVRDVEDDSRTIRRGDAYLAIPGSRWHGLDFEREVAAAGAVLVISDRPSSLLPTLVVDDPRRVMGPLASWFHGEPSRDLRVFGVTGTNGKTSTTHFVDAALAAAGEAGGLISGARIRGPGCDTVPVRTTPEAPMLQRTLATFRRHGVTCCAMEVSSHAIDQGRVDGTVFRVMAFTNLSDDHLDYHESMENYFATKAAMFTAERTQIAVIDIDDDWGARLAGDTTTETWTCSTTRKDADVVATGIRTGRLGTEFTVHTPHGRTRIGLQVLGPHQVGNALVALTSVVADGVDLAAAAEGIALVTGIPGRCEPVHAGQPYRAIVDYMHNTAGQRAMLPYLRSVTEGGRLIVVIGATGGRDPGKREPLGGVAAQHADVVIVTDESPEDEDPAAIRAAVLRGARRAASAVVIEEADRQTAFSLATAMAGDRDVVVVTGRGSDTFRRYGPDTTFFDDHTELRRAILETPRG; this is encoded by the coding sequence ATGAGCCCGGAGCGGAGTGTTCGCAGCGCGGACCTCGACCTGGGTGGACAGGTCACCGTCGCGCGTATCGCCGACCATCTCGGGGTGCCGGTCGTCGGCGCCGCCGACGCCGGTTCGGCGGTGGTCCGCGACGTCGAGGACGATTCCCGGACGATTCGTCGCGGGGACGCCTACCTGGCGATTCCGGGCAGCCGGTGGCACGGACTCGACTTCGAGCGGGAGGTGGCGGCGGCCGGAGCCGTACTGGTGATCAGCGATCGCCCGTCGTCCCTCCTGCCCACGCTGGTCGTCGACGATCCGCGACGGGTCATGGGACCGCTGGCGTCGTGGTTCCATGGGGAGCCGTCGCGAGACCTGCGTGTCTTCGGCGTCACCGGCACGAACGGAAAGACCAGTACCACCCACTTCGTCGATGCCGCCCTCGCCGCGGCGGGCGAGGCCGGCGGGCTCATCTCCGGCGCGCGTATCCGGGGTCCCGGATGCGACACCGTCCCGGTGCGCACGACGCCGGAGGCGCCGATGCTGCAACGGACACTGGCGACGTTCCGGCGCCACGGCGTCACCTGCTGCGCCATGGAGGTCTCTTCGCACGCGATCGATCAGGGGCGGGTCGACGGCACCGTGTTCCGGGTGATGGCGTTCACCAACCTCTCCGACGACCACCTGGACTACCACGAATCGATGGAGAACTATTTCGCCACCAAGGCGGCGATGTTCACCGCGGAGCGGACGCAGATCGCCGTGATCGACATCGACGACGACTGGGGTGCGCGACTGGCCGGCGACACGACGACCGAGACCTGGACCTGTTCGACCACCCGCAAGGACGCCGATGTCGTCGCCACCGGGATTCGGACCGGTCGTCTCGGGACCGAGTTCACCGTGCACACGCCGCACGGGCGAACCCGAATCGGGCTCCAGGTGCTGGGTCCTCATCAGGTCGGCAATGCCCTGGTCGCGCTCACCTCCGTGGTGGCCGACGGCGTCGACCTCGCCGCGGCGGCAGAGGGGATCGCCTTGGTGACCGGGATCCCGGGCCGATGCGAACCCGTGCACGCCGGGCAGCCCTATCGGGCGATCGTGGACTACATGCACAACACCGCGGGGCAGCGCGCGATGCTCCCGTACCTGAGGTCGGTGACGGAGGGCGGGCGACTGATCGTGGTCATCGGCGCGACCGGCGGGCGTGACCCGGGAAAACGGGAACCCCTGGGAGGGGTCGCAGCACAGCACGCCGACGTCGTGATCGTCACCGACGAGAGTCCCGAGGACGAGGACCCGGCCGCGATCCGGGCCGCTGTCCTCCGGGGCGCGCGTCGCGCGGCATCCGCGGTGGTCATCGAGGAGGCGGACCGGCAGACGGCATTCTCGCTCGCCACCGCCATGGCCGGTGACCGCGACGTGGTCGTGGTCACCGGCCGGGGGAGCGACACCTTCCGGCGGTATGGACCGGACACGACGTTCTTCGACGACCACACCGAGCTGCGGCGTGCGATCCTCGAGACGCCGCGCGGGTGA
- a CDS encoding Fur family transcriptional regulator → MVNGVASTTDYAQQLRAADLRVTQPRVTVMHAVDDHPHADTDTIYHAVRETLPKVSRQAVYDVLHALTERGLIRRIQPSGSLSRYEFRTGDNHHHVVCRACGAIADVDCAIGEAPCLTPSDDHGFVLDEAEVIFWGRCPECLSTVPT, encoded by the coding sequence ATGGTGAATGGCGTGGCATCCACAACGGACTACGCCCAGCAACTCCGGGCCGCAGATCTACGTGTCACCCAGCCGCGGGTGACGGTGATGCACGCCGTCGACGATCACCCACACGCCGACACGGACACGATCTACCACGCGGTACGCGAAACCCTCCCCAAGGTCTCTCGTCAGGCCGTCTACGATGTGCTGCACGCCCTGACCGAGCGCGGTCTCATCCGCCGGATCCAGCCGTCGGGTTCGTTGTCGCGCTACGAGTTTCGCACCGGAGACAATCACCATCACGTCGTCTGCCGCGCCTGTGGCGCAATTGCCGACGTGGATTGCGCAATCGGGGAAGCCCCATGCCTGACCCCATCCGATGACCACGGGTTCGTCCTCGACGAGGCCGAGGTCATCTTCTGGGGACGATGCCCCGAGTGCCTCAGTACAGTCCCGACCTGA